The following are encoded in a window of Limibacter armeniacum genomic DNA:
- a CDS encoding SusD/RagB family nutrient-binding outer membrane lipoprotein: MMTINNIKKVLVAGSLLLSVSACDHFEEMNVDPTKPAKTPTSYLLTQSQKSLVDLLFDMSIASFSDFGNHYAQLLSAGSYTDVSNYQTVESSFYSFYTGGLNDLEQIIQLNTDETTLVDAQASGSNENQIAVAKILQSWAFHNVTDIWGAVPYSEALKGNEVFKPKYDSQKEIYKGILETLSASVDMIDTGTAIEGDIIFGGDMTKWKKFANSLIMRIAMRAAEASGADFDAKAYFAAAAADAIASNADNAQLVYDAAAANSNPYYQWITLQGRRDYYVSDRLMSKLKDVVNPSDATMMMDDPRLTYYAQPSASGSIYAGMPYGNAQGEVTGDALDQYSFPGKDFVSATSPFVLMDYAEVEFLMAEAVKRGWVSGNAEDHYNTAVKAAITQYNTGITEAELDDYLTYIPYDDANWEESIHEQKWVAFYMQGLQAWAEQRRTNFPALAPSPNASEGRTIPARRVYAQNEFDLNGENLATGIEMNGGNDYNTKLWWDID, from the coding sequence ATGATGACTATAAATAATATCAAAAAGGTATTGGTAGCAGGGTCACTCCTGTTGTCAGTATCAGCTTGCGATCATTTCGAAGAGATGAACGTGGACCCTACGAAGCCTGCAAAAACACCAACATCTTACTTGTTGACTCAGTCGCAAAAAAGTTTGGTGGACTTACTGTTTGATATGTCTATTGCTTCTTTCAGTGATTTCGGTAACCACTATGCTCAGTTACTGTCAGCAGGTTCTTATACAGATGTGTCAAACTATCAGACAGTTGAATCAAGTTTTTATTCTTTCTATACTGGAGGCTTGAATGATCTTGAGCAAATTATCCAGCTGAATACCGATGAGACGACACTTGTTGATGCACAAGCATCTGGTAGTAATGAGAACCAGATCGCAGTAGCCAAGATTTTGCAATCATGGGCATTCCACAATGTAACGGATATTTGGGGCGCAGTTCCTTACTCTGAAGCACTGAAAGGTAATGAGGTATTTAAGCCTAAATATGATAGCCAAAAAGAGATCTATAAAGGTATTTTGGAGACTTTGTCTGCATCTGTTGATATGATTGATACAGGTACTGCTATTGAGGGGGATATCATCTTTGGTGGTGATATGACAAAATGGAAAAAGTTTGCCAACTCACTCATTATGAGAATAGCAATGAGAGCTGCTGAAGCATCAGGTGCTGATTTTGATGCCAAAGCTTACTTTGCTGCTGCTGCTGCAGATGCTATTGCATCAAATGCGGACAATGCACAACTGGTTTATGATGCAGCTGCTGCTAACTCAAACCCATACTATCAGTGGATTACACTACAAGGACGTCGTGATTATTATGTGTCAGATCGTTTGATGAGTAAACTGAAGGATGTAGTTAATCCAAGTGATGCTACTATGATGATGGATGACCCAAGGTTAACTTACTACGCACAACCATCTGCTTCAGGTAGTATTTATGCTGGTATGCCGTATGGTAATGCGCAAGGTGAAGTAACTGGTGATGCATTGGACCAATATTCTTTCCCAGGTAAGGATTTTGTAAGTGCTACATCTCCATTTGTACTGATGGATTATGCTGAGGTAGAATTCCTGATGGCTGAAGCTGTAAAACGTGGATGGGTTTCTGGTAATGCAGAAGATCACTATAACACAGCGGTGAAAGCAGCAATTACTCAGTATAATACAGGGATAACAGAGGCTGAATTAGATGACTACTTAACGTATATCCCTTATGATGATGCGAATTGGGAGGAATCAATCCATGAGCAGAAGTGGGTAGCATTCTATATGCAAGGTCTTCAGGCATGGGCTGAGCAAAGAAGAACTAACTTCCCTGCTCTCGCACCATCACCAAATGCATCTG